Within Dysosmobacter sp. Marseille-Q4140, the genomic segment TGGCCGCCGAAGTCCAGGACGATGACAGTCTGATGGGACAAGGGGGATTCCTCCTTCAAAGGTAGATTAAGGGTTTATGAGACCCGGCAGCCGCCCCACTCCACCACCGTGAAGCCGGTGCGGTCAAAGGGGCGCAGCTCCTGGGCGGGCACCTCCACCGGGGCGTCCAGCGCCTGCCAGGCGAAGAACACCCGCAGCACGCTGTCGGGCTCCGGTGTGACGGTCAGCCGGGCCTGGTTCGTGTAGGCTGCGCCCTGGAAGGCGATCAGGTTGTAGGCGTTGGCCTCCATCAGGGGCAGCCAGTAGACAATGCACTCGTTGGCCTCCCGCCGGGTCAGGCCCAGCGCGCTGAGGGCCGTTTCCAAAAAGACGGCGGTGTCCTCGCCGGGGACGCAGAAGCCCTCGGAAAAATCGAAGTCCGCCTGGGAGAGGCCCTCCCAGTAGAGGTAGCTGTAAGTCTGGCCGGCTTCGTCGGTCAACGTGCCGTCCGGGGCGGCGGTGACGGTCCAGCCGTCCCCATAGGCGGGGTAGGAGCAGGTCGGTCCGCCGCCGCAGTCCAGCGTGACGGTGACCTCCGTCTCCGCCTCCGGGTAGAGGTAGAGAACGGGCTTGGCCAGGAGCGTTCCGCAGTCGTCCTCCCCGCTGTCTGCCCCGGAGTGGGGCAGCAGGGCCAACAGGGCCAGAAGCAGGATCAGCAGCAGGATCAACGGCAGCAGGATCTTCCGGTATGGCTTCATAACGTGCGCCTCCTTTGAGGTATCCGCAAAAAGACAGAAAGGGACCTCGCTCCGGGCCACCGGAAAAACAGGGACACCCGGCCCCACCGGGCCGGGTGTGAGGGGTCACATCTCGTCCCGGAAGACGATGTGGCCGGGCTCGGCGGACTCGATAATGGCCAGGGACTTGAGGTTCACGCCGGCTTCCCGCAGGCGGTCGCCGCCGCCCTGGAAGCCCTTTTCCACGGCGCAGCCGATGCCCACCAGGGTGGCGCCGGCGGCTTCCACGATGTCACACAGACCACGCATGGCCTCGCCGTTGGCCATGAAGTCGTCAATGATCAGCACCTTGTCGTCGGCACTGAGCCAGTCCTTGGCCACCAGCAGGGTGACCTTCTTCTTGTAGGTGTAGGAGAAAATATCGCTCTGATAAAGACCGCCCTCAATGTTGTCGCTCTTGGCCTTCTTGGCAAAGAGCATGGGCTTGTGGAAGCGCTGGGCCACAATGGCGGACAGGGCAATGCCGCTGGCCTCGGCAGTGAGGATCATGGTGACCTCGTCCATGTTGAAGTGCTTGCCGAACTCATCGGCGATGTGGGTCATCAGCTCCGTGTCGATGCGGTGGTTCAAAAAGCCGTCCACCTTGATGATGTTGCCGGGCAGCACCTTGCCCTCTTTGACGATACGGTCTTTCAGTTCCTGCATACGTATTTCCCCCTCAATTTCTATCTATTAAAGTATTGGGCTTCAGCCCGGGTTTTATGAACGCTGCGCTATGGGTCCTATTATCCCGGATTTCGACAGTTTTTGCAACTGTTTTTCCGACAAAAAGGAAGGTTTTTCGCGCCGCTTGTTTGTGGAAAGGCAAAACGGCCCGCCCCGTATGGAACACGGAGCGGGTCGCGGGCGTTATGCTTTTTCCAGGCGATCGGCGGCGCCGTCCAGCCAGGTGCCCTGGAAGGACTCGATGTCCCCGGCGTCGGTGAGAGCCGCCAGGGCGGGGTCGATGGGCATTTCCGCCAGCACCGGCAGATGATGCCGGGCGGCGGCCTCGGCGGTCTTGCCCTGGCCGAAGAGATAGATCTTCTTTCCGCAGTCCGGGCAGGCCACGTAGCTCATGTTCTCCACCAGACCCAGGGTGGGGACCTCCATCATCTCCGCCATCTTCACGGCCTTCTCCACCACCATGCTGACCAGCTCCTGGGGAGAGGCCACGATGATCAGCCCATCCAGAGGGATGGACTGGAACACGGAGAGAGACACGTCGCCGGTTCCCGGCGGCATATCCACGAACAGATAGTCGCAGTTCCACAGCACGTCGGTCCAGAACTGCTGGACCACGCCGGAGATGACCGGACCCCGCCAGATGACCGGGTCCGTCTCATTGGGCAGCAGCAGGTTGGTGGACATGATCTGGATGCCGGTACGGGAGGTCATGGGATACAGGCCCTCCTGGCTGCCCATGGCCTGGCCGTGGACGCCGAAGGCCTTGGGGATGGAGGGGCCGGTGACGTCGGCGTCCAGGATGCCGACCTGATAGCCCCGCCGCCGCATGGTGACCGCCAGCTGGCTGGTGACCATGGACTTGCCGACGCCGCCCTTGCCGGACACGATCCCGAATACCTTGCCCACCCGGGCGGCGGGATTGTGCTCCTTCAGCAGGGACTGGGGCGCCTGCCGCTCCGCGCAGCTCTCGCCGCAGGTGGAGCAATCGTGGGTGCACTCGCTCATGATACGAAATCTCCTTTTTCCGCGCTTTGGCGCGGTCATTTTGCTCGTTTGCTCCGGTTTTCCCGGAGATATCTCCCATCTTATACCCGATCTGCCCCCGCCGTCAACCGCTGGACGGAAACTTCATCGTCTCCGGTGAAAAAGTCCGCCTCCCGGCTGTGACAGGTGAAGAGCAGGATCTGGCGGCCCCGGGCCGCCTCCTTCAGATAGCGCAGGGCGGCGGCGCAGCGGCTGTCGTCGAAATTGGCCAGGGCGTCGTCCAGCACGATGGGCACGGTTTTCTCCGGCGGCAGCACCAGGTCGCAGATGGCCAGCCGCACCGCCAGATACAGCTGGTCCAGAGCTCCGGCGGACAGCAACTCCGCCTCCCGGTACACGCCTTCACCCGCGGGCTCCGCCGACAGGCGGAAACTCCGGTCCAGCACCACGCCGCCGTACCGCCCGCCGGTGAGGCCGGAGAAGATCTCCGCCGCCCTGCGGCCCAGCTCCGGGGAAAAGCGGTTTTGCAGGGTGGTGTTGGCGGTGTCCAGGGCCTCCAGGGCCAGCTGGAGGGCGGCGTATTCGCCCTCCAGCTGCTCCTTTTGTGCCAGCTGTTCCTCCCGGACGGAGACCAGCACCGCCGGGTCGCCTACGGCGTGGAGACGGCCGGTGAGCCGGTCCGCCGCGGACTTGGCGGCGGCCAGAGCCTCCCGGGTGCCCTCCAGCTCCGCCGTCACCGCCTCCCGGCTCCGCACGGGCGGGGCGGGGAGTTCTGCCTCCTCCGCCTGGGGCAGCTGCTGGGACTGGACCTCCCACCGCAGCCGGGCGTCCCGGGCGGCGGTCTCTGCCTCCGCCAGCTCCCTCCGGCGCACGGCGCACTGGCGCAGCAGGCTGTCCGCCGTGGGAATGTCGAAGGCGGCGGGGGCGAAGCGGCGGACCTCCAGCAAAATACCCTGCTCATTAGAGCTGAGGGAGCTATATAAAGTGTCCGCGGCGGCGGTCTTGGCGTTGACCGCCTCCTGGGCCGCCTCCCGGGCTTCATACAATTTACAATAGGTGTCGGCCATGTCTGCGATGGCGTCCGGATCGGCGGTGCCGAACCGCTTGGTCAGCGCGGTGTGCCGCATGGCTTCCAGCGTATGCGTTCGATACAGGCGGGAAATATAGGTGCCCGCCCCGGCGACTACGGCGGCCGCGGCTCCCGGCAGGAGCCAGGGCACCATCCGTATCAGCGGCAGGTCCAGTGTGGAGGTACGGGCATACAGCAGGGCAAAGACGCCGCCTGCCGCCGCCAGAAACAAAAAGAAGATGGCCAGTTCCCGGACTGCCACGGCGCCGGGGACCTTATCGCTCGGGGCCGCCTGCTGGGCCTCCTTCCGGGCGCTGTCCGGCGTCTGCCCGGCAAAGGGACTCTCACCCAGGTTGGCCTCGGCCTTCAACAGGGCCTTCATGGCCTCGTCCCGCTCCGCCCGGGCCTTCTCCACGCTCCTGCGCACGGTCTGGAGGTTCACGATGGCCCCCCGGAGCCGGGCGATGGTGTCGTTTTCCGGCAGCCGCTCCTCCTCCGCCCGGCGCCGCAGGGCGGAGGCCCGCTCGGCTGCTTCCCGGGCAGCGGTCTCGGCGCCGGACAGGGCCTGCCGCCTCTGGGCGGCCTCCCAGCGGTTGTGGGCGGCCAGCTCCTCTGAGAGAGAGGCCTCCCGGGCGGCCAGCTCCTCCGCCTGGGCCCGGGCCTGGGACAGCTGACCCTCTAACTCGCCGATCTCCGACAGCTGCCGCTCCGTCTCCGCCAGCTCTGCCTCCAGGGCGGGCAGCAGTCCGGTTTTGTTGTGGCGGCGGCGGTTCAGCTGCTTTTTCAGGGCGTCCGCCGCCTCCGTATAGGAGGTGTCCTCCTCCCCGGCGGAGATCAGGGCGGCGATCCGCCGCTCCAGTCCCGCGTCCTGGGTGACGGCCAGGCCGCTCTGACGGATAAAGGCGCTGCGCTCAAACACCTCCCGGCTGACGCCCAGCAGGGTCTCCCCACAGGTGCGGCCGGTCAGGTCCGGCACGGCGTCTCCGGTGCCTGCATAAACGGCAGAGAATTCCCCCATGGGGCTGGTCTGGCGGCGGGTGGTCCGGGTCAGGGTCAGCTCCCCCAGGTCCGTGCCGCAGTCCAGCCGCCCGCTCATGGCGGCGCCGGACCAGGGGGTATAACGGTTCTTGTCGGCGATGAAGCCCGCCCGGTCCCGCTCCCGGCTGTTGATGCCGTACAGCATGGAGGCCAGGAAGGCGCACCAGGTGGACTTGCCGCTCTCGTTGGGGGATTGCAGGATATTCAGCCCCTCCTGCAGCTCCAGAGTGCGGCCCTGGAGCTGGCCGAAGGTGGCAGTCATACGGCGGATCAGCAGAAGGATCCCTCCTTATACATAAAATTCAAGGTTTTGGTTCATTATAGCACTGCGCCCCCTGTTTTGCCCAGAGTGTTTTCTGTCCCGATGGCAGAAACGGCCTATGTAATAAGCGTGTATAATGGCGGTTATAAAAAAATCAAAGAAATTGCGAAAAAGGTGTTGACAAGTGGTGGCAGGAGTGGTATTCTAAGCAAGCTGTTCGGGACGACCGGATGTGAGCCACAAAAACTTCGAAAAAAAGAAGAAAAAAGTGGTTGACAAATGAAGAGAGACCTGATATAATAGCAATGTTCCGCCGGGAGCGGCGTGCACCTTGTAAATTAAACAACGTAACGAAAAGAAAGCACCAGACGGACGCTTCTTTTGTGAGAGATCACGGAAGAAGAACCAAAGAAGCCGAAGGACCGGGTTGAGTCAATTACCGGTCACGGAGGCAAAAGATGAAGCTATGGAAAATAGCTCTATGAAAGATTAGCTCGAGCTACGGCTCGTGTTGATACCATTTTATAGAGAGTTTGATCCTGGCTCAGGACGAACGCTGGCGGCGTGCTTAACACATGCAAGTCGAACGGAGCACCCCTGATCGAGGTTTCGGCCAAGTGAAGGGAATGCTTAGTGGCGGACTGGTGAGTAACGCGTGAGGAACCTGCCTTCCAGAGGGGGACAACAGTTGGAAACGACTGCTAATACCGCATGACGCATGATCGGGGCATCCCGGACATGCCAAAGATTTATCGCTGGAAGATGGCCTCGCGTCTGATTAGCTAGTAGGCGGGGTAACGGCCCACCTAGGCGACGATCAGTAGCCGGACTGAGAGGTTGACCGGCCACATTGGGACTGAGATACGGCCCAGACTCCTACGGGAGGCAGCAGTGGGGAATATTGGGCAATGGACGCAAGTCTGACCCAGCAACGCCGCGTGAAGGAAGAAGGCTTTCGGGTTGTAAACTTCTTTTGTCAGGGAACAGTAGAAGAGGGTACCTGACGAATAAGCCACGGCTAACTACGTGCCAGCAGCCGCGGTAATACGTAGGTGGCAAGCGTTGTCCGGATTTACTGGGTGTAAAGGGCGTGTAGCCGGGCTGATAAGTCAGATGTGAAATCTGGAGGCTCAACCTCCAAACTGCATTTGAAACTGTCGGTCTTGAGTATCGGAGAGGTAACCGGAATTCCTAGTGTAGCGGTGAAATGCGTAGATATTAGGAAGAACACCAGTGGCGAAGGCGGGTTACTGGACGACAACTGACGGTGAGGCGCGAAAGCGTGGGGAGCAAACAGGATTAGATACCCTGGTAGTCCACGCTGTAAACGATCAATACTAGGTGTGCGGGGACTGACCCCCTGCGTGCCGCAGTTAACACAATAAGTATTGCACCTGGGGAGTACGATCGCAAGGTTGAAACTCAAAGGAATTGACGGGGGCCCGCACAAGCGGTGGATTATGTGGTTTAATTCGAAGCAACGCGAAGAACCTTACCAGGGCTTGACATCCTGCTAACGAAGTAGAGATACATCAGGTGCCCTTCGGGGAAAGCAGAGACAGGTGGTGCATGGTTGTCGTCAGCTCGTGTCGTGAGATGTTGGGTTAAGTCCCGCAACGAGCGCAACCCCTATTGTTAGTTGCTACGCAAGAGCACTCTAGCGAGACTGCCGTTGACAAAACGGAGGAAGGTGGGGACGACGTCAAATCATCATGCCCCTTATGTCCTGGGCTACACACGTAATACAATGGCGGTCAACAGAGGGAGGCAAAGCCGCGAGGCAGAGCGAACCCCTAAAAGCCGTCCCAGTTCGGATCGCAGGCTGCAACCCGCCTGCGTGAAGTCGGAATCGCTAGTAATCGCGGATCAGCATGCCGCGGTGAATACGTTCCCGGGCCTTGTACACACCGCCCGTCACACCATGAGAGTCGGGAACACCCGAAGTCCGTAGCCTAACCGCAAGGGGGGCGCGGCCGAAGGTGGGTTCGATAATTGGGGTGAAGTCGTAACAAGGTAGCCGTATCGGAAGGTGCGGCTGGATCACCTCCTTTCTAAGGAGACCTCGATCAGTGAGATATCTGGTCGTAACATCCTGGTCAGACGTCTGGGGACGAAGTAGTTACGTTGTTTAATTTAGAGGGTACACGCCCTAGGGGATACGAGGGGATATAGCTCAGCTGGGAGAGCGCCTGCCTTGCAAGCAGGAGGTCGCCGGTTCGATCCCGACTATCTCCACCATACTTTCTTTTGAAAAAGAAAGTAGGCAAAGAAAACTTTAAAGAGGCGCTTTCGGCAGATCGGAAGATCTGAGAGAGACGGGCCCGTAGCTCAGCTGGCTAGAGCGTACGACTGATAATCGTAAGGTCGGTGGTTCGAGCCCACTCGGGCCCACCAGAAGACGGCATTTGCTGTCGGATCTCAAAGCCCAAGGGATTGGACTTTGAGATCTGGCTTCAAACGAGGCTGGAAAGCTGCACCTTGAAAACTGAACAATGTGACATGTATGAAGTAAGGCAACAGAGAGGTTGCTGCGTCAAAAGACGCGGCAAGCAAATTTTAATTGTGGAACACATCTGAAAAGATGAGGGTAACGATTACAATTTCAATCTTTGTGAAGCCTGCATAATTCTTAAGAGAACCAAGATTTCTCTGACTGAAAGGTCAAGCTAGAAAGAGCGCAAGGGGAATGCCTTGGCATCAGGAGCCGACGAAGGACGCGATAAGCTGCGATAAGCTTCGGGGAGGAGCAAATATCCTGTGATCCGGAGATTTCCGAATGGGGCAACCCACACAGGCAATACCTGTGTAGCGTGCGTTGAATCAAATAGGCGTACGCGGGGAACCGCCTGAACTGAAACATCTAAGTAGGGCGAGGAAAAGACATCAACCGAGATTCCGCTAGTAGTGGCGAGCGAACGCGGAGAAGGCCAAACCGGAGGATTTATTCTCCGGGGTTGCGGACGATCATACGGTGCACTAGTTTAGCCGAAGGGTCTGGGAAGGCCCGCCACAGAGGGTGAGAGCCCCGTAGGCGAAAGGCGATGTGCACTCGATCGGATCCAGAGTACCGCGGGACACGTGAAACCCCGTGGGAAACCGGGTGGACCACCATCCAAGCCTAAATACTACCTGATGACCGATAGAGGAGCAGTACCGTGAGGGAAAGGTGAAAAGGACCCCGGGAGGGGAGTGAAAGAGAACCTGAAACCTTGTGCTTACAAGCAGTCAAAGCACGTTAAAGTGTGATGGCGTACTTTTTGTAGAACGGTCCGGCGAGTTATAGTAACGAGCAAGCTTAAGGTATTCAGTACCGGAGGCGAAGCGAGAGCAAGTCTGAATAGGGCGTGTAAAGTTCGTTGCCATAGACCCGAAACCGGGTGACCTACCCATGAGCAGGTTGAAGTGGGGGTGAAACCCCATGGAGGACCGAACCGACCCCCGTTGCAATGGTGGCGGATGACTTGTGGGTAGCGGTGAAATTCCAATCGAACTCGGAGATAGCTGGTTCTCCCCGAAATAGCTTTAGGGCTAGCGTTATGTTAGATTACCGGAGGTAAAGCACTGAATGGTTTAGGGGCTGATAAAGTTACCGACGCCTATCAAACTAAGAATGCCGGCTAATTGATGCATAGCAGTCAGACAGTGTGAGATAAGTTTCATTGTCAAAAGGGAAACAGCCCAGACCCACAGCTAAGGTCCCCAATATACGCTAAGTGGAAAACGATGTGGAATTGCGAAAACAACCAGGATGTTGGCTTAGAAGCAGCCACTCATTAAAAGAGTGCGTAATAGCTCACTGGTCGAGTGACTCTGCGCGGAAAATGTAACGGGGCTAAGCGTATAACCGAAGCTTGGGATTGTCGCAAGACAGTGGTAGGGGAGCGTTCTGTACGGGGCGAAGTCGCAGCGGGAGCAGCGGTGGACTGTACAGAAGTGAGAATGCCGGAATGAGTAGCGAGAATTATGTGGGAATCATAATGGCCGAAAATCTAAGGTTTCTTGGGGAAGGTTCGTCCGCCCAAGGTAAGTCGGGAGCTAAGGCGAGGCCGAACGGCGTAGTCGATGCACATACGGTAGAAATTCCGTAACCACCGAACTTTAAGCCAGAGGGACACTTTGAGATAGCCGAACCCGGGCGTTGGTTGACCCGGGCGAAAGGGAGCGAAATATAGTAGCGAAGTCGGCGATGCTTGGAGGCGAGAAAAGCTCTGGGGTATACTAAGGTGCCCGTACCGCAAACCGACACAGGTAGATGAGGAGAGAATCCTAAGGCCAACGGGAGAAGGGTTGTTAAGGAACTCGGCAAGTTGACCCCGTAACTTCGGAATAAGGGGAGCCTCGAAAGAGGCCGCAGTGAAAAGGCCCAAGCAACTGTTTACCAAAAACACAGGTCTATGCTAAATCGAAAGATGACGTATATGGGCTGACGCCTGCCCGGTGCCGGAAGGTTAAGAGGAGATGTCAGCCGCAAGGTGAAGCATTGAATTGAAGCCCCGGTAAACGGCGGCCGTAACTATAACGGTCCTAAGGTAGCGAAATTCCTTGTCAGGTAAGTTCTGACCCGCACGAAAGGCGTAATGATTTGGGCACTGTCTCAACAGCCCGCCCGGCGAAATTGTAGTACCGGTGAAGATGCCGGTTACCCGCAACTAGACGGAAAGACCCCATGGAGCTTTACTGCAGCTTAATACTGGAAATCGGTAATTCATGTACAGGATAGGTGGGAGACATGGAAGCCCGGGCGTCAGCTTGGGTGGAGTCGCCGGTGGGATACCACTCTTGGATTGCTGATTTTCTAACCTGCGGCCGTGAATCCGGTCGGGGGACACTGTTAGGCGGGCAGTTTGACTGGGGCGGTCGCCTCCTAAAGTGTAACGGAGGCGCTCAAAGGTTGGCTCAGCACGGACGGAAATCGTGCAGTGAGTGTAAACGCAGAAGCCAGCCTAACTGCGAGACCGACGGGTCGAGCAGTAACGAAAGTTGGAGTTAGTGATCCGGTGGTATGTGAGTGGAAATGCCATCGCTCAACGGATAAAAGCTACCCTGGGGATAACAGGCTGATCTCCCCCAAGCGTCCACAGCGACGGGGAGGTTTGGCACCTCGATGTCGGCTCGTCACATCCTGGGGCTGAATTCGGTCCCAAGGGTTCGGCTGTTCGCCGATTAAAGTGGCACGCGAGCTGGGTTCAGAACGTCGTGAGACAGTTCGGTCCCTATCTGTTGCGGGCGTAAGAGATTTGAAGGGAGCTGTCCTTAGTACGAGAGGACCGGGATGGACGTACCTCTGGTGCACCAGTTGTTCTGCCAAGGGCATAGCTGGGTAGCTAAGTACGGACGAGATAAACGCTGAAAGCATCTAAGCGTGAAACTCCCCCTAAGATGAGATCTCTCACCTCGAAAGAGGGTAAGGGCCCAGGAGGACTACCTGGTTGATAGGCCGGAGGTGGAAGTGCAGTAATGCATGCAGCTGACCGGTACTAATAGCCCGAGGGCTTGACCTACAAGAAGAAAGCAGGCGGCCTGAAGGAATGGATGTCACATTGTTCGGTTTTGAGGGTGCAGCGAAAAGCGCACGCTCGTGAAAAGAAGAGTATGCACCTTTAGCTCAGTTGGTAGAGCAACTGACTCTTAATCAGTGGGTCCCCGGTTCGAGTCCGTGAAGGTGCACCATGGCCCGTTGGTCAAGTGGTTAAGACAGCGGCCTCTCACGCCGTTAACATCGGTTCGAATCCGGTACGGGTCACCAAACTCTTCTTGACAAAGAGAGCAAAAGACAATATAATACAGGATGTTCTCCGGCAAGACCGGAAGACAGAAGTTGGTGCTGATTAGGGCGAGGGTCCACCCGTTCCCATTCCGAACACGGTAGTTAAGCTCGTTCCTGCCGACAATACTTGGCTGGCGACGGCCCGGGAAAATAGGTAGCGCCAACACAGGCTCTGATTTTCAGAGCCTGACATATTCCTCCTTAGCTCAGTTGGTAGAGCACGCGGCTGTTAACCGCGCTGTCGTAGGTTCGAGTCCTACAGGGGGAGCCAGCGTACTGCCGCCACTGCGGTGGCGGCAGTACTTCTCTTTAAGAGAATCGATACGGGCCTTTAGCTCAGTTGGTTAGAGCAGCTGGCTCATAACCGGCCGGTCCCGGGTTCGAATCCCTGAAGGCCCACCACTATGGTCGTTCGCCTGACGGGATACCGCAAGCGAAATAGGGGTATAGCTCAGCTGGTAGAGCAGCGGTCTCCAAAACCGCGTGCCGAGGGTTCGAATCCTTCTGCCCCTGCCATAAAAGTCTTTACAACATGGGTTGTATGTGATATAGTTACCTAGGTCGAGCCTAATAAATGGCCCGGTAGTTCAGTTGGTTAGAACGCTAGCCTGTCACGCTAGAGGTCGACGGTTCGAGCCCGTTCCGGGTCGCCATTTTTATGCTGCTGTAGCTCAGTCGGTAGAGCGCATCCTTGGTAAGGATGAGGTCGGCGGTTCGAATCCGCCCAGCAGCTCCAGAAAACACCTGAAATCTTCGGATTTCGGGTGTTTTTTGTTGCAAGAAATGAGTTTTTGGCATGCCGAAAAAGTCGCGACCCACACCGCGACCCACACGCCGAAACGTCCGGAAAGGTTTGAAGCGCACTGGATAGGAAGTTTTGCTTCCTACCCAGTGCGCTTTCTCGTTTTGGTGTCTTTTTTTACATGACTTGCTCCATAAAGGCGCCCATGGTTTGGGCAGCCTCGTCCTGCTTCTGCCTCGTAGCGTGGGTATAGGTGCGGAGGGTGAATCCGGCATCGTAATGGCCCAGCATGCTGGACACGGTCTTCACATCCACGCCATTTTGTAGAGCTGTAGTGGCGAAGGTATGACGCAGATCATGGAACCTGATGTGAGGGAGTCCGGCGTCTTTCAGAATTTTCTTATGGAGGTTTACCACGGAGTCCGGATGGTACATCTCTCCAGTGATGGGAGAGGGGAACATGTAAGGGCTGTTCGGGTGCTTGTCATGTTCCTGGATCAGCAGATCCACCGCTGCCTGCGGTATGGATACCAGCCGCACAGAGTTTTCTGTCTTGGGACGGGTGAGCTCCAGGGAGCCGTCCGGGTTACGGACATACTGCTTGCTGACGGAGATGGTTTTATTTTGGATATCCAGGTCGTCCCATCGCAAGGCCACCAGCTCTCCTTTCCGCAGTCCGCTGACCAGTTCCAGA encodes:
- a CDS encoding xanthine phosphoribosyltransferase; the encoded protein is MQELKDRIVKEGKVLPGNIIKVDGFLNHRIDTELMTHIADEFGKHFNMDEVTMILTAEASGIALSAIVAQRFHKPMLFAKKAKSDNIEGGLYQSDIFSYTYKKKVTLLVAKDWLSADDKVLIIDDFMANGEAMRGLCDIVEAAGATLVGIGCAVEKGFQGGGDRLREAGVNLKSLAIIESAEPGHIVFRDEM
- a CDS encoding Mrp/NBP35 family ATP-binding protein, which produces MSECTHDCSTCGESCAERQAPQSLLKEHNPAARVGKVFGIVSGKGGVGKSMVTSQLAVTMRRRGYQVGILDADVTGPSIPKAFGVHGQAMGSQEGLYPMTSRTGIQIMSTNLLLPNETDPVIWRGPVISGVVQQFWTDVLWNCDYLFVDMPPGTGDVSLSVFQSIPLDGLIIVASPQELVSMVVEKAVKMAEMMEVPTLGLVENMSYVACPDCGKKIYLFGQGKTAEAAARHHLPVLAEMPIDPALAALTDAGDIESFQGTWLDGAADRLEKA
- a CDS encoding AAA family ATPase; the encoded protein is MLIRRMTATFGQLQGRTLELQEGLNILQSPNESGKSTWCAFLASMLYGINSRERDRAGFIADKNRYTPWSGAAMSGRLDCGTDLGELTLTRTTRRQTSPMGEFSAVYAGTGDAVPDLTGRTCGETLLGVSREVFERSAFIRQSGLAVTQDAGLERRIAALISAGEEDTSYTEAADALKKQLNRRRHNKTGLLPALEAELAETERQLSEIGELEGQLSQARAQAEELAAREASLSEELAAHNRWEAAQRRQALSGAETAAREAAERASALRRRAEEERLPENDTIARLRGAIVNLQTVRRSVEKARAERDEAMKALLKAEANLGESPFAGQTPDSARKEAQQAAPSDKVPGAVAVRELAIFFLFLAAAGGVFALLYARTSTLDLPLIRMVPWLLPGAAAAVVAGAGTYISRLYRTHTLEAMRHTALTKRFGTADPDAIADMADTYCKLYEAREAAQEAVNAKTAAADTLYSSLSSNEQGILLEVRRFAPAAFDIPTADSLLRQCAVRRRELAEAETAARDARLRWEVQSQQLPQAEEAELPAPPVRSREAVTAELEGTREALAAAKSAADRLTGRLHAVGDPAVLVSVREEQLAQKEQLEGEYAALQLALEALDTANTTLQNRFSPELGRRAAEIFSGLTGGRYGGVVLDRSFRLSAEPAGEGVYREAELLSAGALDQLYLAVRLAICDLVLPPEKTVPIVLDDALANFDDSRCAAALRYLKEAARGRQILLFTCHSREADFFTGDDEVSVQRLTAGADRV